One segment of Osmerus mordax isolate fOsmMor3 chromosome 28, fOsmMor3.pri, whole genome shotgun sequence DNA contains the following:
- the ccdc92 gene encoding coiled-coil domain-containing protein 92: MASANVTMENQLHSAQKNLLFLQQDHANTLKGLHSEIRRLQQHCTDLTYELTLRSSDPSDNSEARCRELHEKCEELEAQLKLKQEENSELLRDLEQKNAMISVLENTIKEREKKYLEELRMKSHKLAVLSGELEQRASTIAYLTSQLHATKKKLLAGSSSEGSPNVSPVSSYKPTPPPAKDRQPETPRRRMKKSLSQPLHSELTELYRLGADGRRVALRDAVDAMPDPTPFLQAARDTPEPHVLRERPAVIPPIASERSSMGASSSPRHSPARDRQHRAHVGVAHRIPHNTPPLAPPQAELETLAVDQVNGGKVVRKRSGTDRTV, from the exons ACAATGGAGAATCAACTGCACAGCGCCCAGAAAaacctcctcttcctgcagCAGGACCACGCCAACACTCTGAAGGGCCTCCACTCAGAGATCAGACGGCTACAGCAGCACTGCACAG ACCTGACATACGAGCTGACGTTGAGGAGCTCTGATCCATCAG ACAACAGCGAGGCCCGATGCAGAGAGCTGCACGAGAAGTGTGAGGAGCTGGAGGCTCAGCTGAAGCTGAAGCAGGAGGAGAACTCGGAGCTTCTGAGGGACCTGGAGCAGAAGAACGCCATGATCTCCGTCCTGGAGAACACCATCAAGGAGCGGGAGAAGAAGTacctggaggagctgaggatGAAGAGCCACAAGCTGGCCGTGCTGTCGGGGGAGCTGGAGCAGAGAGCCAGCACCATCGCGTACCTCACCTCTCAGCTCCACGCCACCAAGAAGAAGCTGCTGGCAGGGAGCTCCTCGGAGGGCAGCCCCAACGTGAGCCCCGTGAGCTCCTACaagcccacccctccccccgccaAGGACCGCCAGCCCGAGACCCCCCGCCGACGCATGAAAAAGAGCCTGTCGCAGCCGCTGCACTCGGAGCTGACGGAGCTGTACCGCCTGGGGGCCGACGGGAGGCGCGTGGCCCTCCGCGACGCGGTGGACGCCATGCCcgaccccacccccttcctgcAGGCCGCCAGGGATACGCCGGAGCCGCACGTGCTACGGGAGCGCCCCGCCGTCATCCCGCCCATCGCCTCCGAGCGCTCCTCCATGGGCGCCTCGTCCAGCCCCCGCCACAGCCCGGCCCGGGACCGCCAGCATCGGGCCCATGTGGGCGTGGCCCACCGCATCCCTCACAACACCCcgcccctggccccgccccaggCTGAGCTGGAGACGCTGGCTGTGGACCAGGTCAACGGGGGCAAGGTGGTGAGGAAGCGCTCCGGGACGGACAGAACAGTTTAA